Proteins from one Podospora pseudoanserina strain CBS 124.78 chromosome 1, whole genome shotgun sequence genomic window:
- a CDS encoding hypothetical protein (EggNog:ENOG503P07Z; COG:U): protein MTTTTTPPPTMTLSYPNPSLSSMDGEDHPRASPASISSSMTVTNTAEQLEFEEEKLSEPPSKRPVMRQVLLTLVICLGLMFSCLDTSIVSTSLYRIAGDFQNTRDISWIILSYLLTYMSFAVGFSKLSDIYGRKAIMLAAWLLFTLGSIWCGWAGSMTQLIAGRAVQGVGGSGLYSLAQVCLVEQGPARPEVVGGLVGITLSVSFVLGPVMGGGISDGWWWRGVFWVNIPVGVLAMVGILTLWPWERMAFGRREAEYQHQGAKMGGFWHKIARVDFIGNTLLALASILLVFALQEAGRYVWRWDSPVIIWSLAISVVSFVLFGVWEWYLYRGGESGKVRIEGIFPVGLVKGRVYACVLVNTLLSGFVYIALVINIPERLQVAYFDSPLWAGVHLLPMLGCCAFGSFLGGLVSKKRDLTSHTLIIGSLVQVLGLGLTVGFDSRAGNKLPLGQLLGFTAVYGLGVGLSFASATIIAAVEAGSEDLAAAQGAVAQARVFGGALGLAVGGILMNQRLKGELSGVLKGKGLEEVHKSLYGILRLGVDDRNRVVEVYVGGFGKIMWVFLGVAVVSAVVACGTWRGKGGEKTVVEVMEGHQVGRGGGGRKEREMELESASSVKSLMG from the exons atgacaacaacaacaacaccgccgccaacaaTGACACTCTCTtaccccaacccatccctgTCCTCGATGGATGGCGAGGACCACCCCCGGGCATCACCCGCTTCGATATCTTCCTCGATGACAGTAACCAACACCGCCGAACAACTAGAatttgaagaggagaagctaTCAGAGCCACCTTCAAAGAGACCAGTCATGCGTCAGGTCCTTTTAACTCTCGT AATCTGCCTAGGCCTAATGTTCTCCTGCCTCGACACCTCAATCGTCTCAACCTCTCTCTACAGAATAGCAGGCGATTTCCAAAACACGCGAGACATCTCATGGATCATCCTCTCGTATCTCCTGACGTACATGTCCTTTGCCGTGGGATTCTCCAAGCTATCCGACATTTACGGCCGCAAAGCAATTATGCTGGCGGCATGGCTGTTGTTTACTCTCGGGTCGATCTGGTGCGGTTGGGCGGGTTCAATGACGCAGTTGATTGCGGGGAGGGCGGTTCAGGGAGTGGGAGGATCGGGGCTGTACTCGCTGGCGCAGGTTTGTCTTGTTGAGCAAGGACCGGCGAggccggaggtggtgggggggttggtggggatcACGTTGAGCGTGAGTTTTGTGCTTGGGccggtgatgggaggggggataagtgatgggtggtggtggaggggggttttttGGGTCAATATACCGGTTGGGGTCTTGGCCATGGTGGGAATCTTGACTCTGTGGccgtgggagaggatggcgtttgggaggagggaggcggagtATCAACACCAGGGGGCCAAGATGGGGGGGTTCTGGCACAAGATCGCCAGGGTGGACTTTATTGGGAACACGCTGTTGGCGCTGGCGTCGATATTGCTAGTGTTTGCGCTGcaggaggcggggaggtaTGTCTGGCGGTGGGATAGCCCGGTCATAATATGGTCGTTGGCTATTTCGGTGGTGAGTTTTGTGTTGTTCGGAGTGTGGGAGTGGTATTTGTATCGAGGGGGAGAAAGCGGGAAGGTGAGGATTGAGGGGATATTTCCGGTTGGGTTGGTCAAGGGGAGGGTTTATGCTTGTGTTTTGGT CAACACGTTACTATCCGGGTTCGTCTACATCGCCCTCGTGATTAACATCCCCGAGAGGCTTCAGGTTGCATATTTTGACTCTCCGCTCTGGGCGGGGGTTCATTTGTTGCCTATGCTTGGATGTTGCGCCTTTGGAAGTTTtcttggggggttggtttccAAGAAAAGGGACCTCACCTCTCATACATTAATCATCGGCAGTTTAGTCCAAGTTCTTGGACTGGGACTAACAGTCGGGTTTGACTCCCGCGCTGGAAACAAACTTCCCCTAGGGCAATTATTGGGGTTTACGGCTGTGTATGGACTAGGAGTTGGCCTGTCTTTTGCCAgcgccaccatcatcgctgCTGTGGAAGCAGGAAGCGAGGATTTGGCTGCTGCGCAGGGGGCCGTGGCGCAGGCGAGGGTGTTTGGAGGCGCGCTGGGGTTGGCGGTAGGGGGGATATTGATGAATCAACGCCTTAAGGGGGAGTTGAGCGGGGTgctgaaggggaaggggttggaggaggtgcatAAGAGTTTGTATGGGATTTTGAGGCTGGGGGTCGATGATAGGAacagggtggtggaggtttaTGTGGGCGGTTTTGGGAAGATAATgtgggtgtttttgggggtggcggtTGTATCAGCTGTTGTTGCTTGTGGGActtggagagggaagggaggagagaagacggtggtggaggtta